One genomic segment of Streptomyces sp. TLI_146 includes these proteins:
- a CDS encoding HAD family hydrolase, protein MTTITTDAPSTGGSWQDPEALRTLRDLYAAGRLEAEYPSVRPLLARLPERQLPAAGQLLARLDRDGVVRHHADVPVVTVAVTGQSTVAPLVAPLTAELARHGLLLDPVVSPYGSYLADLLGPGGAEPERRPRLTLCLLDAHTVFEEVPLPWRVEDVEAAARSRLALISRAVRAHQDGGRGPLVLNTVPLLHRHARQVVDLRSRARLGVVWREFNSGLLALAEEHPGLIVVDLDPLVAQGTPAYEPRTGLYAKARLAEGLLASYARDVGHLVTGLLGRTRKCLVLDLDGTLWGGVLGEDGMDGIELGGGFRGEAFAEFQRVLAQLGSQGVLLAVSSKNDDAKVREALREHPSMLLREDDFVRVNANWSAKHDNLRDIAERVGIGLDSFVFVDDSTFECGLVREQLPQVAVVRVDEEPALHPAALLADGWFDLPVLTDEDRERAGRYRTEARRQEFREDTGSYQDYLDGLGIEVTVRPPEPAELSRVSQLTLRTNQFHLAPERLQLPQVREWAERPDRAVLVVRARDRFGDHGLVGAVFLRRDAEDLHIDNYVLSCRVFSRGIESACLAAVLEHAAASGAHGVLARHRPTPRNAAFASFYIAHGFVPTGVAPDDPATVVFRHALRDITPAPAHLRLHTAFEEN, encoded by the coding sequence ATGACCACGATCACGACCGACGCCCCTTCGACCGGCGGCAGCTGGCAGGACCCGGAGGCGCTGCGCACCCTGCGCGACCTGTACGCCGCCGGGCGCCTGGAGGCCGAGTACCCCTCGGTACGGCCGCTGCTCGCCCGGCTTCCCGAGCGGCAACTGCCCGCCGCGGGCCAGCTGCTCGCCCGGCTCGACCGCGACGGCGTCGTCCGCCACCACGCCGACGTGCCCGTGGTGACCGTCGCCGTCACCGGCCAGTCGACCGTCGCCCCGCTGGTCGCCCCGCTCACCGCGGAGCTGGCGCGCCACGGGCTACTGCTCGACCCGGTGGTCTCGCCGTACGGCTCGTATCTGGCAGACCTGCTCGGGCCCGGCGGCGCCGAGCCGGAGCGGCGGCCCCGTCTCACGCTGTGCCTGCTGGACGCGCACACCGTCTTCGAAGAAGTGCCGCTGCCCTGGCGGGTGGAGGACGTCGAGGCCGCGGCCCGGTCCCGGCTCGCCCTGATCTCCCGGGCCGTGCGGGCCCACCAGGACGGCGGGCGCGGCCCGTTGGTCCTCAACACGGTTCCGCTGCTGCACCGCCACGCCCGCCAGGTGGTGGACCTGCGCTCCCGGGCCCGCCTCGGCGTGGTGTGGCGCGAGTTCAACAGCGGGCTGCTCGCGCTCGCCGAGGAGCACCCCGGGCTGATCGTCGTCGACCTGGACCCGCTGGTCGCCCAGGGGACACCCGCGTACGAGCCGCGCACGGGTCTGTACGCCAAGGCGCGCCTCGCCGAGGGACTGCTCGCGAGCTACGCCCGGGACGTCGGCCACCTCGTCACCGGGCTGCTCGGCCGGACCCGCAAGTGCCTCGTCCTCGATCTGGACGGGACGCTGTGGGGCGGGGTGCTCGGCGAGGACGGCATGGACGGCATCGAGCTCGGCGGCGGGTTCCGCGGCGAGGCGTTCGCCGAGTTCCAGCGTGTGCTGGCCCAGCTCGGCTCGCAGGGGGTGCTGCTCGCCGTCAGCAGCAAGAACGACGACGCCAAGGTGCGCGAGGCGCTGCGCGAGCATCCCTCGATGCTGCTGCGCGAGGACGACTTCGTCCGCGTCAACGCCAACTGGTCGGCCAAGCACGACAATCTGCGCGACATCGCGGAGCGGGTCGGGATCGGTCTGGACAGCTTCGTCTTCGTCGACGACAGCACCTTCGAGTGCGGTCTGGTGCGCGAGCAGCTGCCGCAGGTCGCGGTGGTCCGGGTCGACGAGGAGCCGGCCCTGCACCCGGCCGCGCTGCTCGCGGACGGCTGGTTCGACCTGCCCGTGCTCACCGACGAGGACCGCGAGCGGGCGGGCCGCTACCGCACGGAGGCCAGGCGGCAGGAGTTCCGCGAGGACACCGGCTCGTACCAGGACTATCTGGACGGTCTGGGCATCGAGGTCACCGTGCGTCCGCCGGAGCCCGCCGAGCTGTCCCGGGTCTCCCAGCTCACCCTGCGCACCAACCAGTTCCACCTCGCCCCCGAACGCCTGCAACTGCCGCAGGTACGGGAGTGGGCCGAGCGGCCGGACCGCGCCGTGCTGGTGGTGCGCGCCCGCGACCGGTTCGGCGACCACGGCCTGGTCGGCGCGGTGTTCCTGCGCCGCGACGCGGAGGACCTGCACATCGACAACTACGTGCTGAGCTGCCGGGTGTTCTCGCGCGGCATCGAGAGCGCCTGCCTGGCGGCCGTCCTGGAGCACGCGGCGGCCTCCGGCGCGCACGGCGTGCTCGCCCGCCACCGGCCCACCCCGCGCAACGCCGCCTTCGCCTCCTTCTACATCGCCCACGGCTTCGTCCCCACGGGCGTCGCCCCCGACGACCCCGCCACCGTCGTCTTCCGCCACGCCCTGCGCGACATCACGCCCGCCCCCGCCCATCTGCGGCTGCACACCGCCTTCGAGGAGAACTGA
- a CDS encoding acyl carrier protein encodes MTATAIADAAGFCALLEDELGIRLAPEDLDRPLDDVAEWDSVHLLRLVTVVENVTGRRVPVADLLEAATFQQMYEVVRA; translated from the coding sequence ATGACCGCCACCGCCATCGCCGACGCCGCCGGGTTCTGCGCGCTCCTGGAGGACGAACTCGGTATCCGCCTCGCCCCCGAGGACCTCGACCGCCCCCTCGACGACGTGGCCGAGTGGGACTCGGTCCATCTGCTGCGCCTGGTCACCGTGGTGGAGAACGTCACCGGCCGCCGTGTCCCGGTGGCCGACCTCCTGGAGGCCGCGACCTTCCAGCAGATGTACGAGGTGGTGCGCGCGTGA
- a CDS encoding thioesterase II family protein: MTGPATAAPAGCLVRAPREDAALRLFCFHHAGGGASFYAPWPARVAPGVDVLPVQLPGREARFRERRFQDAGALAEALADELAPWLDRPYAVYGHSMGALIGFAVAAARMRVGGRAPLALYVGAYAAPHLTPPLPPADLYGDADLARLLVDIGGLHPQFLGRDDWLRALLPIVRDDLRICASHREAGLPDPDDAEQRLPLDIRAFAGADDALVDPAAVRAWERYARDFRLTTVPGGHFFPREAPEPFFEELNRSLAGLLTEARRAPT; the protein is encoded by the coding sequence GTGACCGGCCCCGCCACGGCCGCCCCGGCGGGCTGCCTCGTCCGGGCGCCGCGCGAGGACGCGGCGCTGCGGCTGTTCTGCTTCCACCACGCGGGCGGCGGGGCGTCCTTCTACGCCCCGTGGCCCGCGCGGGTGGCGCCCGGCGTCGACGTCCTGCCGGTGCAGTTGCCCGGCCGCGAAGCACGGTTCCGCGAGCGGCGGTTCCAGGACGCGGGAGCGCTGGCCGAGGCCCTCGCCGATGAGCTCGCCCCGTGGCTGGACCGCCCGTACGCGGTGTACGGGCACAGCATGGGCGCGCTGATCGGCTTCGCGGTGGCGGCGGCCCGGATGCGGGTGGGGGGCCGGGCGCCGCTCGCGCTGTACGTCGGCGCGTACGCGGCCCCGCACCTCACCCCGCCGCTGCCGCCCGCCGACCTGTACGGCGACGCGGACCTGGCCCGCCTCCTGGTGGACATCGGCGGGCTGCACCCGCAGTTCCTGGGCCGCGACGACTGGCTGCGCGCGCTGCTGCCCATCGTCCGGGACGACCTGCGGATCTGCGCCAGCCACCGGGAGGCGGGGCTGCCCGACCCGGACGATGCCGAGCAGCGGCTGCCGCTCGACATCCGGGCGTTCGCGGGCGCGGACGACGCCCTCGTGGACCCCGCCGCGGTCCGCGCCTGGGAGCGGTACGCGCGCGACTTCCGGCTGACCACCGTGCCCGGGGGCCACTTCTTCCCGCGCGAAGCCCCCGAGCCGTTCTTCGAGGAGCTCAACCGCTCGCTGGCCGGGCTGCTCACCGAGGCGCGGCGGGCCCCCACGTGA
- a CDS encoding MBL fold metallo-hydrolase, whose amino-acid sequence MPTIDILLPGFAIDTDQGYPAFCGVFLVRGADATGRPRTVLVDAAHVGRRPHLWAALAAHGLTAADIDIVVLTHAHWDHVQNIDLFPRAELLLHGDERRYAHAPHSNDWATPAWTGLLLEQLPVREVADGEEILPGVRVIALPGHSPGSIGVLVDTDAGVAAITGDALHFAYVATTRRNPLVFWDAELAARSIDRVVGAADVIYPGHDRPFRLTSDGAVDYQEPFALTVTGLRPDTEGLAFADGSSRPLWVMPGVDEQRTLYEKNAEEARRRMAGVPRVVRPR is encoded by the coding sequence ATGCCGACGATCGACATTCTCCTGCCCGGCTTCGCCATCGACACCGACCAGGGCTACCCCGCCTTCTGCGGGGTCTTCCTCGTCCGGGGCGCCGACGCCACCGGCCGCCCGCGCACCGTCCTCGTCGACGCCGCCCACGTCGGACGCCGCCCCCATCTGTGGGCGGCGCTCGCGGCGCACGGCCTGACGGCGGCGGACATCGACATAGTGGTGCTCACCCACGCCCACTGGGACCACGTACAGAACATCGACCTGTTCCCGCGCGCCGAGCTGCTCCTCCACGGCGACGAGCGGCGCTACGCCCACGCGCCGCACTCCAACGACTGGGCGACCCCCGCCTGGACCGGCCTGCTGCTCGAACAGCTGCCGGTCCGGGAGGTGGCGGACGGCGAGGAGATCCTGCCCGGCGTCCGCGTCATCGCCCTGCCAGGCCACTCGCCCGGCAGCATCGGCGTCCTGGTCGACACCGACGCCGGGGTGGCCGCGATCACCGGAGACGCCCTGCACTTCGCGTATGTGGCCACGACGCGCCGCAACCCGCTGGTCTTCTGGGACGCCGAGCTCGCGGCCCGCAGCATCGACCGGGTGGTGGGGGCGGCCGATGTCATCTACCCGGGCCACGACCGCCCCTTCCGCCTCACGTCCGACGGCGCCGTCGACTACCAGGAGCCGTTCGCGCTCACCGTCACCGGGCTGCGGCCCGACACCGAGGGGCTCGCCTTCGCCGACGGCTCCTCGCGCCCGCTGTGGGTCATGCCGGGCGTGGACGAGCAGCGCACGCTGTACGAGAAGAACGCGGAGGAGGCCCGGCGGCGCATGGCCGGGGTGCCGCGCGTGGTCCGGCCGCGCTGA
- a CDS encoding AMP-binding protein — protein sequence MGEYAWYPGRELTEHSNVARFCRAHGLDGYRALQRRSVADPEWYWSSAARDMGIVWHEQPLCARDGRGGIAATRWFPGGRTNLVESCLERHVRRGRPDATALRWEREDGTRGRLGYRETARLSARVATGLRGLGVGEGDRVAGYLPPGPEAFVLLFACARIGAVLVPMFSGFGTEALAVRLADAGARVLVTAEATTRRGKRYEMLPVARAAAEKVPDVRHLVVVADEPPDTAPPDGTATTTWRALTEAGPAETVHLPASAPFLLLYTSGTTGRPKGAVHTHGGFPVQVGSEVRYNLDVRPDDVAFWVTDPGWIMFALVAVGCTLAGAGVLAYEGAVDHPGPDRLWRLLDEHRVSVFGSSPSLARAMMTTAGPGAAASRLRILGSTGEPWTEDAWRWYFHEVGGGRCPVINISGGTEVGGSLLASAPTVPQTPCGFTGPCLGIDAVIEDADGAEVGEGEMGELVVRQSWPGMTRGLWRAPERFAHTYFSRRPGRWSHGDLASRSDGEWFVHGRLDDVMKVAGKRLGPAEVEEAALGDPAVAEAAAVGVPHPVKGEALWCFVVPAHGTLSAPDADRIRARVADALGPAFRPSRVIALPELPRTRTGKVMRRLIRDCVTQDVPGDLSTLANPHSLEALRAAVHEAADG from the coding sequence ATGGGCGAGTACGCCTGGTACCCCGGCCGGGAGCTGACCGAGCACAGCAACGTCGCCCGGTTCTGCCGGGCCCACGGCCTGGACGGATACCGCGCGTTGCAGCGCCGCTCCGTCGCGGACCCCGAGTGGTACTGGTCCAGCGCCGCCCGCGACATGGGCATCGTCTGGCACGAGCAGCCGCTGTGCGCCCGCGACGGGCGGGGCGGGATCGCCGCCACGCGCTGGTTCCCCGGCGGGCGGACCAATCTGGTCGAGTCCTGTCTGGAACGCCATGTGCGCCGCGGCCGCCCCGACGCGACCGCCCTGCGCTGGGAGCGCGAGGACGGCACGCGGGGACGGCTCGGCTACCGCGAGACGGCGCGGCTCAGCGCCCGGGTCGCCACGGGACTCCGCGGCCTGGGAGTGGGGGAGGGGGACCGGGTGGCGGGCTATCTGCCACCCGGTCCCGAGGCCTTCGTGCTGCTCTTCGCCTGCGCCCGCATCGGCGCGGTGCTGGTCCCGATGTTCTCCGGCTTCGGCACCGAGGCGCTCGCCGTCCGGCTCGCCGACGCCGGGGCGCGGGTGCTGGTGACCGCCGAGGCGACGACCCGGCGCGGCAAGCGGTACGAGATGCTGCCCGTCGCCCGCGCCGCGGCGGAGAAGGTCCCCGACGTCCGCCACCTGGTGGTCGTCGCGGACGAGCCGCCCGACACCGCGCCGCCAGACGGCACGGCCACCACCACGTGGCGGGCGCTCACCGAGGCCGGGCCCGCCGAGACCGTGCACCTGCCCGCCAGCGCGCCCTTCCTGCTCCTGTACACCTCCGGCACCACCGGCCGCCCCAAGGGCGCCGTCCACACCCACGGCGGATTCCCCGTCCAGGTCGGCTCCGAGGTGCGCTACAACCTCGACGTGCGCCCCGACGACGTGGCGTTCTGGGTCACCGACCCCGGGTGGATCATGTTCGCGCTGGTCGCCGTCGGCTGCACCCTCGCGGGCGCGGGCGTCCTCGCGTACGAGGGCGCCGTCGACCACCCCGGCCCGGACCGGCTGTGGCGGCTCCTGGACGAGCACCGGGTCAGCGTCTTCGGCAGCTCGCCCAGCCTCGCGCGGGCGATGATGACCACCGCGGGACCCGGGGCCGCCGCGTCCCGGCTGCGGATCCTCGGCTCCACCGGCGAGCCCTGGACCGAGGACGCCTGGCGCTGGTACTTCCACGAGGTCGGCGGCGGCCGCTGCCCCGTCATCAACATCAGCGGCGGTACGGAGGTGGGCGGCTCCCTCCTGGCGTCCGCGCCCACCGTCCCCCAGACGCCGTGCGGCTTCACCGGACCCTGCCTCGGCATCGACGCGGTCATCGAGGACGCGGACGGCGCCGAGGTCGGCGAGGGCGAGATGGGCGAGCTGGTGGTGCGCCAGTCCTGGCCGGGCATGACCCGGGGCCTGTGGCGCGCGCCGGAGCGGTTCGCCCACACCTATTTCAGCCGCCGGCCCGGCCGCTGGTCCCACGGCGACCTCGCGTCCCGGTCCGACGGGGAGTGGTTCGTGCACGGGCGCCTCGACGACGTGATGAAGGTGGCGGGCAAACGGCTTGGCCCCGCCGAGGTGGAGGAGGCCGCGCTCGGGGACCCCGCCGTGGCCGAGGCGGCGGCGGTCGGGGTGCCGCACCCGGTCAAGGGCGAGGCGCTGTGGTGCTTCGTGGTGCCCGCGCACGGGACGCTCTCGGCGCCGGACGCCGACCGGATCCGCGCGCGTGTGGCCGACGCGCTCGGGCCCGCCTTCCGGCCCAGCCGCGTGATCGCCCTGCCCGAACTGCCCAGGACCCGCACCGGCAAGGTGATGCGCCGCCTCATCCGCGACTGCGTCACCCAGGACGTACCCGGCGACCTCTCCACGCTCGCCAACCCGCACAGCCTCGAAGCGCTGCGCGCCGCCGTCCACGAGGCGGCCGACGGCTGA
- a CDS encoding thiolase family protein — MLTDIAVVHGARTPVGRFKGALRSVPAHRLGALVIQEALLRADVDLHAVDEVVLGCVGQVGPDAFNARRAALAAGLPVDVRAYNVNRLCGSGLQAVWSAAQTLALGEAQVMVAGGNESMTRQPLLDYSERAADELPGPPRIDGTFSLVTDPFAHGPMGLTGEAVAARFAISRQRQDSWAARSQQRAAEALARGRFAEQTVAVLTPDGTVERDEHPRPGTTVERLARLDPAFAPDGTVTAGNSAGLNDGAAAVVLTRVADLRPGTVPLCLLRDVVVTALEPEIMGFAPAGAIRKLLRRTGLDLDDIAVVELNEAFAAQVLAVLDDLKLDPDRVNPNGGAIALGHPIGATGTILLLKAAHELRRTGGRFAVVALCIGGGQGIAALIENPEAR, encoded by the coding sequence ATGCTGACCGACATCGCCGTCGTCCACGGGGCGCGCACGCCCGTCGGACGGTTCAAGGGAGCACTGCGGTCGGTCCCGGCGCACCGGCTCGGCGCCCTGGTGATCCAGGAGGCGCTGCTGCGGGCGGACGTCGACCTGCACGCCGTCGACGAGGTCGTCCTGGGCTGCGTCGGCCAGGTGGGTCCCGACGCGTTCAACGCGCGACGCGCGGCGCTGGCCGCCGGGCTGCCGGTCGACGTGCGCGCGTACAACGTCAACCGGCTGTGCGGCTCCGGCCTCCAGGCCGTCTGGTCGGCGGCGCAGACGCTCGCCCTCGGCGAGGCGCAGGTCATGGTGGCCGGCGGCAACGAGTCGATGACCCGTCAGCCGCTGCTCGACTACAGCGAGCGCGCCGCCGACGAGCTCCCCGGACCGCCCCGGATCGACGGTACGTTCTCGCTGGTCACCGACCCCTTCGCGCACGGGCCGATGGGGCTGACGGGCGAGGCCGTGGCCGCGCGGTTCGCCATCTCCAGGCAGCGCCAGGACAGTTGGGCCGCCCGGAGCCAGCAGCGGGCCGCCGAGGCCCTGGCGCGGGGGCGGTTCGCCGAGCAGACCGTTGCCGTGCTCACCCCGGACGGCACGGTCGAGCGGGACGAACACCCGCGCCCCGGCACCACCGTGGAACGGCTCGCCCGGCTCGACCCCGCGTTCGCTCCGGACGGCACGGTCACCGCGGGGAACTCGGCCGGGCTCAACGACGGGGCCGCCGCCGTGGTGCTGACGCGCGTCGCGGACCTGCGCCCGGGGACCGTCCCGCTGTGTCTGCTGCGCGATGTGGTGGTCACCGCCCTGGAACCGGAGATCATGGGCTTCGCGCCCGCCGGCGCCATCAGGAAGCTGCTGCGGCGCACCGGGCTCGATCTCGACGACATCGCGGTGGTCGAGCTCAACGAGGCGTTCGCCGCGCAGGTCCTCGCCGTACTCGACGACCTCAAACTGGACCCCGACCGGGTCAACCCGAACGGCGGGGCGATCGCGCTCGGCCACCCGATCGGCGCGACGGGCACGATCCTGCTGCTCAAGGCCGCCCACGAACTGCGGCGCACCGGCGGTCGGTTCGCCGTCGTCGCCCTGTGCATCGGCGGCGGCCAGGGCATCGCCGCGCTCATCGAGAACCCGGAGGCCCGCTGA
- a CDS encoding S9 family peptidase, whose product MKFLFDDKAFSFQALRTAGHAACGGADLGEVLVTCEDVPDGNEAAWCRAWAATAARLHRAGDDALAAGHRVSAREALLRASNYYRAADFFRLDDRDHDRESDRLALHSRETFARAAALFDTPVVPQRIPYEDTTLPGYFFLAGPTDEPRPTLIHHGGYDSTLEELYFMVGAGALRRGYHVLAFEGPGQQSVRREQGLVFRPDWEAVVGPVVDHALTLPGVDADRLVLFGTSFGGLLGARAAAFDRRFAACVLHNGIYDFYRLPLTVIPAHLAEWVAESRDEVAGPALAVAMSHSTQLRWFLRHGMWAFGAKTPAEALRACMPYNLDGVAEHITCPTLVLDAENDVVARGEAQRVHAALRAEKDLIRFATADGSGEHCQEGAALHFHQRVFDWLDERGI is encoded by the coding sequence GTGAAGTTCCTCTTCGACGACAAGGCGTTCTCCTTCCAGGCGCTGCGCACGGCGGGGCACGCCGCCTGCGGCGGCGCGGATCTCGGGGAAGTGCTCGTCACCTGCGAGGACGTTCCCGACGGCAACGAGGCCGCCTGGTGCCGCGCCTGGGCGGCCACCGCCGCCCGACTGCACCGAGCCGGCGACGACGCACTGGCTGCCGGGCACCGGGTGAGCGCGCGCGAGGCGCTGCTGAGGGCCTCCAACTACTACCGCGCCGCCGACTTCTTCCGCCTCGACGACCGCGACCACGACCGGGAGTCGGACCGGCTCGCCCTGCACTCGCGCGAGACGTTCGCCCGCGCCGCCGCGCTCTTCGACACCCCGGTCGTCCCGCAGCGCATCCCGTACGAGGACACGACCCTGCCCGGCTACTTCTTCCTCGCCGGACCCACCGACGAGCCCCGGCCGACGCTGATCCACCACGGCGGGTACGACTCCACGCTTGAGGAGCTGTACTTCATGGTCGGCGCGGGGGCCCTGCGGCGCGGCTACCACGTGCTCGCCTTCGAGGGGCCGGGACAGCAGTCGGTGCGCCGCGAGCAGGGCCTGGTCTTCCGGCCGGACTGGGAGGCGGTGGTCGGCCCCGTGGTGGACCACGCGCTCACCCTGCCCGGGGTCGACGCCGACCGGCTCGTCCTCTTCGGCACCAGCTTCGGCGGGCTGCTCGGCGCCCGGGCCGCCGCCTTCGACCGGCGCTTCGCGGCGTGCGTGCTGCACAACGGCATCTACGACTTCTACCGGCTGCCCCTGACGGTCATCCCGGCACATCTGGCCGAATGGGTCGCCGAGAGCCGCGACGAGGTGGCCGGGCCCGCCCTGGCGGTGGCCATGTCCCACAGCACCCAGCTGCGCTGGTTCCTGCGCCACGGCATGTGGGCGTTCGGGGCCAAGACCCCGGCCGAGGCCCTGCGCGCCTGTATGCCGTACAACCTCGACGGCGTGGCCGAGCACATCACCTGCCCGACCCTGGTCCTGGACGCCGAGAACGACGTGGTCGCGCGCGGCGAGGCGCAGCGGGTGCACGCCGCGCTGCGCGCCGAGAAGGACCTCATCAGGTTCGCCACCGCCGACGGCTCCGGCGAGCACTGCCAGGAGGGTGCGGCCCTCCACTTCCACCAGCGGGTGTTCGACTGGCTCGACGAGCGGGGGATCTGA
- a CDS encoding TetR/AcrR family transcriptional regulator: MASLRDSELRRPPTGAGVLRESVTETIRRAMFEELAESGYARMSMEAVTRRAGVGKAALYRRWPSKEAMVVELVSEAAAAHIPTTTDSGSLHGDVERFLHETLRALRHPLVGRIIPDLLAESARSASLHDALHHAVLGPRRAAVATLLDRATVRGELPPDIDTGLATDLFGAPLYFRMLAAGGPTDGAYVARLTHAVVAAVAASR, from the coding sequence ATGGCCAGCCTCCGTGACAGCGAACTGCGGCGCCCGCCCACCGGTGCCGGCGTACTGCGCGAGTCCGTGACCGAGACGATCCGCCGGGCGATGTTCGAGGAGCTGGCGGAGTCGGGGTACGCGCGGATGTCGATGGAGGCCGTGACCCGCCGGGCGGGCGTCGGCAAGGCGGCGCTCTACCGCCGCTGGCCGTCCAAGGAGGCCATGGTCGTCGAGCTGGTCTCCGAGGCGGCCGCCGCGCACATCCCCACGACGACGGACTCGGGGTCGCTGCACGGCGACGTCGAGCGGTTCCTCCATGAGACCCTGCGGGCGCTGCGGCACCCCCTCGTGGGCCGGATCATCCCCGACCTGCTGGCCGAGTCGGCCCGCAGCGCCTCGCTCCACGACGCGCTCCACCACGCCGTCCTGGGCCCGCGCCGCGCGGCCGTCGCGACCCTTCTAGACCGTGCGACGGTACGGGGCGAACTGCCGCCCGACATCGACACCGGCCTGGCCACCGACCTGTTCGGCGCGCCGCTGTACTTCCGCATGCTGGCGGCGGGCGGCCCGACGGACGGCGCCTATGTCGCACGGCTGACCCACGCCGTGGTCGCGGCGGTCGCCGCGAGCCGCTGA